A region from the Paludicola sp. MB14-C6 genome encodes:
- a CDS encoding permease: MDNVKIPFFKKSDMDASIGVFFDGFSKVIVAIAVLVGTFKLDSGTVFGTMMPGLLIGIILLNGCLWFYYRSIAKKRNDPELTAIPAGMQTGRMFIWLFSIMLPVCMATKNPLMAFKVGVFANLIGGLVFVIGAFVVPKLLKIVPSGALFGSLAGGAMAFMILQSMDGVLKMPLVGWVSLVVLFVIYLGKVNTKLPAALIALVIGAGIGWATGLMDFGAVTSSFANVGLYIPKLTFGIFSPEVISTTINYLPIIIVFSISEVITGIQGVEQAVECGDDYFTTTQPLVIAGVATIISALFGSPLALGLYWGYPGWKKMKAGTGYHLGIVVLYAIVCLTGLTAIINAFIPEASVLPILVFVGISSYAQAFDVVKKKHYPAVILASLPVVMDFIVGKVPEGTLTGFKIFQPGSAFIGLIVGCIFVFIIDNNWKKVAIANIAGLFLTLIGMIHSPGILFTSGYKFQTSFVIVYSVCAVAFFVLHFMKFNQKAHQADLEEEKKLELAEASKE, encoded by the coding sequence ATGGATAATGTAAAAATACCATTTTTCAAAAAATCCGATATGGATGCTTCCATTGGTGTATTTTTTGATGGTTTCTCTAAGGTAATCGTGGCGATTGCCGTTTTAGTAGGCACATTCAAATTAGATAGCGGCACTGTATTTGGCACAATGATGCCAGGTTTGTTAATCGGTATTATTTTGTTAAATGGTTGCTTGTGGTTCTACTATCGCAGTATTGCGAAGAAAAGAAACGATCCTGAGTTAACTGCTATTCCAGCAGGTATGCAAACAGGTCGTATGTTTATCTGGCTATTTAGCATTATGCTTCCAGTTTGTATGGCAACAAAAAATCCGTTAATGGCATTTAAAGTTGGTGTATTTGCAAACTTAATCGGTGGTTTAGTGTTTGTTATTGGTGCTTTTGTTGTGCCTAAATTATTGAAAATTGTTCCATCCGGAGCTTTGTTTGGTTCTTTGGCAGGTGGTGCAATGGCATTTATGATTTTACAATCAATGGACGGCGTTTTAAAAATGCCTTTAGTTGGTTGGGTTTCATTAGTTGTTTTATTTGTAATTTATTTAGGAAAAGTAAATACAAAATTACCAGCAGCATTAATTGCACTTGTAATTGGTGCAGGTATTGGCTGGGCAACCGGTTTAATGGATTTTGGTGCAGTAACAAGTTCATTTGCAAACGTGGGACTATATATACCTAAACTAACATTCGGTATTTTCTCACCTGAAGTTATATCTACAACGATTAACTACTTACCAATTATCATTGTTTTCTCAATCAGTGAAGTTATTACTGGTATTCAAGGTGTTGAACAAGCAGTTGAATGTGGCGATGATTATTTTACAACAACGCAACCTCTTGTAATTGCTGGTGTTGCAACTATAATTAGTGCACTTTTCGGAAGCCCACTTGCATTAGGTCTATACTGGGGTTATCCAGGATGGAAAAAGATGAAAGCGGGAACAGGCTACCATTTAGGTATTGTTGTATTGTATGCAATAGTTTGTTTAACAGGTTTAACTGCAATTATCAATGCATTCATTCCTGAAGCATCTGTTTTACCTATTCTTGTATTCGTTGGTATTTCCAGCTATGCACAAGCTTTCGATGTTGTGAAAAAGAAACATTATCCTGCAGTAATTCTAGCTTCACTACCGGTTGTAATGGACTTTATTGTTGGTAAAGTACCGGAAGGAACATTAACAGGATTTAAGATTTTCCAACCGGGTTCAGCATTTATCGGTTTGATTGTTGGTTGTATCTTTGTGTTTATTATTGATAACAACTGGAAAAAAGTTGCTATTGCGAATATCGCTGGATTATTCTTAACATTGATTGGTATGATTCACTCACCTGGAATTTTATTCACAAGTGGTTATAAATTCCAAACTAGCTTTGTAATTGTATACTCAGTATGCGCAGTTGCGTTCTTTGTTCTTCATTTTATGAAGTTTAATCAAAAAGCACATCAAGCTGATTTAGAAGAGGAAAAGAAA